TATTTGTCGGTTGTACTACATCAAAAGACAATTCAACTGCCTTTTCTAAGATGTCCACAATCCGAGAAACTGGGTTCCAAGTCTTCTGGCTGCGTCCTAATTTTCCCCCAGATTGATAAGTTTTCAACGCTTTCAAAACATCAATCGGATGGATGCGTCCTTTACGCAGATGTTCTTTGTTGTTGAGAACAGCTTCTACGCGCAGCAAATTCGCACTTTCGTGAGTTTGCAAAACACCCAGTTCTGTTAGTGAACCGAGGTTACGCAACATTGCACCAATTGGCATTTCAGAGAAAAGTAGCTGCCAAGCAGCTTTATCCATTTTGCCCACAGGTGCAGCCATTTCGTGGGTTAAGCGTCCTTGAGTAATGGCTTCATGAGTTTGGGTGGGATTCCGCTTTAACCATTCATACCACCAAATCTGCGCGATCGCCTGCGAAGGAATTTCCCCTGGCAATTCTTCCCAACCTTTAACCACCCACTCAAATAATTGGCGATGATCTTCTGTAGGTGGCTTGACATGAAACAACCTTAATGCATCGCGATTGGTGAAGCCTTGACGCTGTTGATATTTCAAAAGTTGATAAGCCAAGCCTTTCACATCTTCCCTAGATAGCCAATTTTTACCAGCTTCGCGCACCACCTTACCAAATCCCCGCAGAGATTTGGTGTAACTCAACCATTCGTAGAAGTGGCTACCGGTGCGAACAACTTGGGGAAAGATTTCCATAAAAGCTTTTTTCGCTTCTGGTGCTTCACCCATCGACAGCAACACTAATGCAAGGATAGGCGCACTGTTATTGATGGCGCGTCCATCGCTAGCATACAAGATTTCTTCGGCAACCCGGCGGGGATTTTCCGCAACAGCTTGTTTTAAAACCGCGACAAAATCCTCTGTTAATTCCTGCTTTCCGGCATAATAAGTGCTTTGTGCTGTGCCTACCAGCAAACAGCGACGTAGCATTTTCCAAATGCCAGCATCAAACATAAAGCCACCACTACGTCCCTGGATCATCTCTGCTTCCCGTCCGGGGATAGGCTTATTTTGTGGTGTACTTGTCTTGTTTTTTGTAAAGAACTTATAGTTCATAACTTCATCTCCCAGCCCTTGCGGGCAAAATGAAAGGTGGCGGAGCAGGATTTGAACCTGCGACATCCCGATTAACAGTCGATAACCCTCAATTCGTCGGCTCTTTCAAGCAAGTTGTGAACAAGGATATTTTTGGCGCTCTACCAACTGAGCTACCCGCCACATGAAATTTTGGATTTTGGCGTGGCGAGGTGGAACTCGAAGCCACCATCTCCCGGCTGGACGATAACCTTCAATTCTCCGTCCCGTTAGGGCTAAATTGCGAATAAAGGATATTTTTCCGGGTATTCTGCCATTAAACTATCGCCACATGAAATTTGAGATTTTGAATTTATTTGGTGTAGTGGGGCGGGATTTGAACCCGCGAATGCTCGTTTTTATACGATAACCCTCAATTCGTCGTCCTTTTCAGGCAAGTTGTGAACAAGGATGTTTAGCGCCTTAAACCACTTGGCTACCCACCACATGATAAGAAAGCTCATTCAAAATTTATTTGGTGTAGCGGAGCAGGACTCGAACCTGCGACCTCTCGAACCCAAGTCGATAACCCTCAATTCGTCGTCCTTTTCAGGCAAGTTGTGAATAAGGATGTTTAGCGCTCTATCCACTGAGCTACCCGCCACATGAAAATTCGCACGTTTTGTATTTCTAATTAATTTGGTGTAGCAAAGCGGGATTTACACCCGCATTTCCAGCACCTTTGGGGGACACTTTCGCGATAACCCTTTATTCTTCGACCCTCACGGATAAAATTGGCGCTCTACTATTGAGCTACTTGCCACATGAAGTTTTGGTTTTGAGATTCAATGCAAATACTGCTAAAAGCTTACTCCTTTTTCTACATCAGCTTGTATTATTAATGTAGTCTATGTAGTATAAGTTGTCAAGTAGTTGGGGAAATTAATTTTTGAGTTCGTCAGTCTGGTAAGATTTACGAAGAAAGATTCACAAAAAGTCGCGGGTCGTCGTGTAGAAGCCACTTGACTTAAGGCAGTGGAGGAAACACGCCACGAGTGGTTTTAACCACCGTGAAAAATGATAAAATTAAAGTGTGAGTAGGAATAATCATCTGCGTGTTGAAGTGTTTTGTAAGGAGTGACTCCTGATTTGCCTCGGAGAAAGCACAAGTTGTAGCCCTGGGTAAACAAGTAATGGGAAAACACAGAGCGTACCCAACTTGCTTGTGATGAACTCCGAAAGCATTAATTGAATCTTAAGTAAGCGCAATTGCAATACCGATCGTAGTGGTAGTTGTTTTGAGCGTCTAGGGGGATATTTGACTATCCCTTTTAAGCTAGGTCTTAGAGAATCTGCGCGTCTGAAGACCGCAGAGTGTCAAGCCCGTCAGCTATGTTGCTATAGATGACTATTGGTTTAAAGCCTGGTCATCAGAGGCACGCGATCGCCTAAAATAAATAATTTTTTCCTTTCACCAAACTCCATCTATTTACAGGTGCAGTTCTTCTAACTCCTAACTCCTAACTTTTGAATGAGTGACTTTTTTTACTCTTGTCCGCTTCTTTCTGCGCTGCCTCACTATATTCTCGATACAATTTAGTCCGAATTTGAGCTTCTTTGTATCGACTATGATTGGATGGGACTTTACTCATTAAATCAGAGGCTCTTTGCCACCTAGCAGCTAGATCCAACCATTGAATTGATGTTTGAGCATTTCTCCCCATTGTGGAAGCTTGATTGGCAATTCTCACGGCTGCTGCAAACAAATCTTCATCTTGGGTAGAATCACTTGGTATAGCTGCCAAAGGTGGTATTTCTGGTTCAGAGTTAGTCAAAGCTGGCTCGTTCGATTTTACCGTCGGTGATAAAGATTTAAGCACTTGTTGTGGCGTTAAATTTGATCTACCACCTGACCAGACATAAGCACTCCAACCAAGGACAAATAAAAATAAGCATAAAGCCACTGTATCGAGCATCCGCCCACTGGGGGATTTTTTGCGCTTATTTTTGTTAATAACTACTAAAGCACTAGAATATTGCGACTTGGGTAAATTTGGCTTTGCTTGTTCGATTTTACGTTCTTGGAAATCTTGAATTACTTGCTGTAAAATACCTGGTTGAGCTAAATTAATTTCCTCTGACCAAAGTAAATTATTTTCCGGAGCGCGGCTAATTTCCTCTAACCATAACAATTGCTGTTCTTGAACAATTCGACTGTTGATGTTAACTCTACGAATGTTACGCGGTGCGATTGATTCGAGAATTTGCTGGATTTGCTTGACTAGAGTTGATTGTTCAAGTTTATCGACTGTACGAGCCTCACAAAGAAGTTGTAAGACTCCATCAGCAAAGATAGCTCTGGTTCTGACACCAGAATTGGCTAATTTTTGGTTTAATACTTGAATAATCGCAGCAACGCTACCCAGGTGAGCTTGCCAAGCGATATCATTTATCCGGTCTGTCATTTGAAGTTTAACGATAGCTTTTTTACCCTGAATTTTTAATAAAGTAATAAATTTATGATATTGAGGCTGATGTTTTATACACCCATCGCCATTTTACCGATTGTATGTGTAAAAATATGACCTTGCCAAATGAAATTGTCAAAATTAAGACTCATATTCGATTCAAGTCAATGTAGTATATTGTAGGACAATTAGGAGCGCAAGCACTTACAGACTCTTGTCTTTAGTTTTGCAACGCCTGAAAAAAGAAGGAAAGTAAATTTTTGCTATAAGTTGTAGAAGAAGTGCATTCATCAAAGAGCGGGAATTGCAGCAATTAGTTTTGACAACTGCTGAATATCCGCGTTACAAAACTTAGACAAGTAAATCTATGCAATTTCAGCTATTGGTAAGAAATCGGCGTAAAATTGCCTTCGCACACAAATTATTGTGTAGTTTGTCTTTAGCTTTCGGTTTGGGTGTGGGGATGCCCTCTACTTTAGCCGCTCAAAGAGTTATTATCCGCTTAGGTCCATTTGAACAGTCAGTAGCGATCGCCGATTTAGAAAAATACGCCAAAACTGGTAAACTACCAGAGAAGCTGGAAATTTTGTCTTCTGTACTTTCCCCCGAAGTGCAAAAATTGCTGACAAGGCGTTTGCAAGTAGATCCGGCTGTAGCAGACAAATTCATCGCTGATTTAGTGCGAACACCAGAAGGCAAACAATTAATTGCATCCTTGGGTGTAGCAATACCGGGTAGTACAGTCGAAAGCTTGCAAGGAACACTTAATATAGCGCTGCGACAATTCAACGGTTTAAGCGCACTTGGTTTTTTACGCGCTTATCCACAATCGGACGTTACCGTAGATGCAACTAGTGCGATCGGTCTAGCAGTTGAATTTAGCGCCAATCGTTTGCAAAGTCAAGCTTTAGGAGTTTTGCTAGAACGAGAATTAGCTGTAAACAATAATATACCGTTTCGGGCAACTTTCGATCCGGCAGCAAGAGGCAAAGAAACAGTTCAACTACAAACACTAACTTTTACCGACAGACAACGAAATAGAATTATTCCTGTAGATATATATTCAAGTCGGGTGGAAGCGCAAGCGCCGTTAGTAGTAATTTCCCACGGTTTTGGCGCAAATCGCAAATTTTCGGAATATTTAGCGCGTCATTTAGCATCTCACGGTGTCACGGTTGCGGCAATTGAACATCCTGGTAGTAACCTGACGTCAGTTAATAGCGCTTCCGCATCTGGTAATTTAGCTTCTTTGATGCCAGCATCAGAATTTCTTGACCGTCCCAAAGATGTTACATTTTTATTGAATGAACTGGCAAAACTAAATACTCAACCAGGACAACTTCAAGGAAAGCTCAATACCGAGAAAGTGACTGTGATAGGTCATTCTTTGGGAGGTTATACAGCTTTGGCTTTGGTGGGGGGAGAATTAGACTTAAAGGATTTACGGCAATATTGTCAAAATTCTCTCACATTTGGGGAATCTCCGGGAGATTGGTTGCAATGTACGGCGGCACCTTTAGGAGATAAGAAAATACAATTAAAAGATGAACGAGTAAAAAGTGCGATCGCACTCAATCCTCTAGTCGGTAAACTATTTGGCAAAAACGGTTTAAGTAAAATTACCAACCCAGTTTTAATCTTAAGCGGCACTGAAGACTCCCTCACCCCAGCCCTGAACCATCAAATACAACCTTTTACTCAACTGCGAGGAACCAAATATCTGCTAACTGCTATTGGTGGTACTCACTTGAGTATTAGCGATCCAGCGTATGTAGGAAGTGCAGCCACCAGCATCGTCAAAGAACGACGTGGTGTAGAAACCGAACCTTTGCGTCAACTAATTCGTGGTGTCAGTTTAGCTTTTACCCTTCAACTTACACCAGAAGCGAGAATTTATCAACCTTTTCTCACATCAGCTTACGCCCAATCTTTTTCTACACCTCAACTGCCGTTACGTCTAGTTTCCGAGTTACCAGCAAATATTAAACCGTGGCTGGAGTTTGTAGTTAAATAATTGGGAATTGGGAATTGGGAATTGGGAATTGGGAATTGGGAATTGGGAATTGGTAATTGGGCATGGGGCATTGGTAATTATTTTTATTCCCCATTACCCATTCCCCATTACCCATTCCCCATTACCCATTCCCCCATTACCCATTACCCATTACCTATTACCCATTCCCCATTCCCTAAAAAAATACTTGCCAGCGCGACACTCAAGTGCTTTAATAGCCATTGCCTTGCGTTATCGTGTCTTGCCATTTACTGTTGCTTGTGATAATAAGATTACACACATTCAACACATTAGACTTAAAGGTAGGACAAGCTAGTGCCGTGTCCTTTAGATTAAATTTGAATTCTGCCAAAAGCTGAATAGGAGCATATATGGAGCCGATTGTTGCTATAGTCTTAGTGCTTATAGGCTATGCGTTAGGGTCTGCCAAACTGATTAATGAAGGCAATGAAGCCTTAGTTGAACGTTTAGGGCGGTATCATCGCAAACTTAAGCCAGGTTTAAACTTTATTGTTCCCTTGGTCGATAGTATTGTGATGGAAGATACTACACGAGAGCAGATTTTAGACATTAAGCCTCAAAAAGTGATCACCAAAGATAACGTTTACCTAGAAGTTGATGGCGTTGTCAACTGGAAGATCATGAGTATGGAGAAAAGCTTTTACAAAATTGATGATATCCAAATATCGCTAGCAAACCTGGTGATGGTTGAACTCCGTGCCAACATTGCCGATAGAACTTTATCGGAAACCATTTCTTCTAGAAATCAGATGAACCAATCGCTGTTGCAGGTTTTGAACCAGGTAAGCTCAGAATGGGGAGTTGAGATTCTTCGGGTAGATATTCAGAGCATTACACCCCCTGAAAGCGTGCAGAAGTCGATGGCAGAACAGCAAGCTGCTCAAATCAGAAAACAAGCAGCTATTACCGCAGCGGAAGGAGAGCGGGAAGCTTCAATTAAGAGAGCAGAAGCAACTAAGGAGTCAATTCGGATACTTTCTGACGCGATAACTTCCAAGCCAGAAACTAAAGAAATCCTTAAGTATCTGGTGGCTCAAGAACACGTGGAAGCTAGCCACAGACTCGGTGCCAGTACCAATGCAAAAATTGTCTTTCTCAATCAGGGGCTATCAGAGGGAGCATTTGACCAGATGGTTGGTGACACTGTAGCTAGTGAAGGTAATGGCAATACCTCTGAGAATGGTTCTGTCTAATTTCAAGTCAAAAGTCTCTCTGAGATTGATTTAATCACGATGTGGAGAGTGTCGCACAAGTGCATCAGCAACTAGCGATACATCGCGCATTTCTTTGACATCGTGAACTCTGAGGATATCTGCTCCATTAAAGATAGCAGCAGAACAAGCCGCTGCGGTTCCCCAAACTCGTGCTTTTGCGTCTGGTTGATTTAAAATGCGACCAATGAAACTTTTACGGGATGGTCCTACTAAAATAGGGCAGTTGAGTTTTGTGAGCGATCGCAAGCGGTAAAATATTTCTAAGTTTTGCTCGTAGTTCTTGGCAAAGCCAATACCAGGATCGATAATTATTTTCTCAGATTCAATACCCGCAGCTGTTGCCGCTGCAATTTGCCTTTCTAAAAAAGCATAAATCTCCCCCATCAAATCTTGATAATCTGTGAGTTGATTCATCGTCTCTGGGTTTCCCCGGATATGCATTAATATAATTGGCACGTTTAATTGAGCAACTGTTGGCAACATTTCTAAGTCAAACGTGCCCCCAGAGATATCATTGACTATATCCGCCCCAGCTTCTATAGATGCTTTTGCTACAACTGCCCTTGTTGTATCTACAGAAATTGGCACGTCCATTTCTTTTCTGAGTACTTGCAACACCGACAGCACCCGCTCAAGTTCTTCAGCCACAGAGATTTGCACCGCTCCGGGTCGAGTCGATTGACCACCGATATCAATAATGTCAGCACCAGCAGCTACCAGTGCTTTTACTTGTATTAAAGCCGCAGCAACGCTGTTAAAATCGCCACCATCACTAAAGCTATCAGGCGTCACATTTAAAACGCCCATAAGATAAGTCCGCTGTCCCCAATCGAAACAGCGTCCCCGAATTATCAAATTGCTTGGCATAAACACGTAGTAAGCACTTTAGTGCTTTATTTAAGCACTAAAGTGCTTATAGCGTTTCCCAAGCAACTGAGGTACAGCGATGACCTCACCCCGATAAAGCTGTGCTTTATCTCCCCTCTCCGAACTTGCGGAGAGGGGTTGGGGGTGAGGTTTTGAGATGTACTTCACTAGACTGGGAAACGCTATACTACATTCATCAAAGTTGGACGGTTGAGGCAGCAGCCCCAAGATTTGCATTCCCATGCAGTGCGTGGGAACCAGAAGATACAACATGGGATTACTTATAGTTAACAATTCGGGCAAAACCCGCAGCTTCTAAACTCGCTCCTCCCACTAAAGCACCATCAATTTCTGGTTGAGCCATAATTTCATCAATATTATTTGGCTTGACTGAACCGCCATATTGAATTGGAACATTGGGATTTGTCAACTGACTGCGAATTAAACCAATTACGCGATTGGCTTCTTTTGTTTCGCAAGTGTCACCAGTGCCGATCGCCCAAATCGGTTCGTAAGCAATCACCAAATTAGTTTGGTCAACATCCACCAAGTCTTTTTCTAACTGAGTGCTAATCAGAAATTCGGTTTCTCCTGCATCTCGTTGTTCCTTAGTTTCACCTACACACAAAATTGGCGTAAGACCATACTTTTGAGCCGCTTTGAGACGCAAGTTGACGGTAGTATCCGTTTCCCCAAAGTATTGTCGGCGTTCGCTATGACCGACAATTACATAACGCACACCAATTTCTGTGAGCATGGGAGCGGAAATTTCACCGGTGTATGCTCCGCTTTCTTCCCAGTGGACATTTTGCGCTCCTAGCTGTACAAGACTTCCATGCAGATTCATGGACAAAGCGCTTAAGTCAGTGAAGGGTACACATAAAACCACTTCTCGCTCTTGGGGGGTTTCTTGTAAGGTGGGCAGAAATCCTTGTAAAAACTCTTGGGATTCTGCCTGAGTTTTGAACATTTTCCAGTTGCCGGCAATAACTATTTTTCGCACAGGTAATTTTGTCAAGAACAATAACGCTACTCTAGATGCATTTTTCAATGTACTACTTTATGGCACAGGTGTTTAAATCGCATCTTTGCTGAGTTTGGATACGGGGTTGCATGTTATACAAGTTATACTATTCCCTCTCCTTAGTAAGTACAGCTTTGCGTAAAGTCGTGGGGAATTGAGGTTTGAAATTTAAACGCAGAGGGACGCAGAGGTAAGCGCAGAGGCACGCGGAGAATTCGCGCTCGTATTAAATTTGGCAATACTCGATGTGATCGCATTGTCACCCGATACAATGCGATCGCCTGTCCCGAATGCATTTAAAAACGCTACGCTGAGGAAGTTTAAGGATACACTCCAGGTGGACTGAGTATTTGCCGTTGCGATGCACTCAGGTCTGGGTAATCGTCACAGTTATATAAATATTTTGCCCAAGCTGATGGATGGGGTGAATATTTGTAAAAAAGTGTCCGACGCTCGTTTTTTCCTTTCCAAGGAAGTGTACCGTGAGTTAAAGCTTCGGTAAATATAATGGCGCTTCCTGCTTTGACTGTAACCGCTTGTACGCAGGGATTAGGAATTTTTAAATCAAGCCATTCTTGGGGGAAGGGTAGATTACTTTTGTGGCTACCAGGAACGCATCCCATACCACCGTTTCCCGGATGCACGTCATTTAGTTCGTAAGCAACGGCAGTTAAGCCATTGTACATCCTGCCATCTTTGAATTGGTAATATTGGCAAGGATCGTAGGGAGTTGCACCTCCATGCAAATGAGAGCCAATCGGACCGATACCTTGACGGATGATGTGAACGTAGTCATGATCTAGGCGAAATTTCTCTCCTAACAAGTTAGATAGGTAGGGAGTGATTCGCGGATGATCGAGCAAATTTCTCAAAGGTTTACCCCAAGATAGTAAACTATCAAAGCGCAGAAATTTTGCTTGCTTATCTTGAAGTGCAATTTGCCGATCTAGCAATGACTGAAGAGCGGCAATTTCCTCAGTATTGAGTACGTTCTCAATCACTAAGAAGCCTTGTAAGTCAAATAGATAGCGTTCAAATTCGGTCATGAAACTTATTGCTTGATTTAATTTTTCAACTTTTGATTTATCTGCTTTCAAGATTAAGATGCATGTTAATAAGAAGGATAAAATTTAAGTAAATGCAAATAGCTCAGAAATGGCTGGCTGAAAAAACTAATCAGTTAGTGCTTTTTTTACTGGTTGGGGGACTGCTGTTTCGATCCTTCCTTGCTTTTTCGGTTTACCCTACCTTTGATGAAGCTTACTACTATCTTTACAGTCTGCATCTGGACTGGAGCTATTTCGATCATCCATTTCTGGTTGCGCTGACAACTGGTTTTGGTCCTTGGTTGACTGGTGGAGTTGTATCCCAATTTACAATTCGTATGGGAGCTATAATTTGCTACACAGGTAGTTTGCTGCTATTGTATCTGACTAGCAAGAGACTATTTTCTGCTCATGCTGCCAACTTGACTTTGGCGATCGCTACCATTTGTCCAATTTTTCAAGTTACTTTTGGCATCCTCAGTCTACCCGACAGTCCACTGATGTTTTTTTGGTCTGCCAGTTTATATTGTGCGGCTAATGAATTTTTTCGACAGCCTGGGAATCAAGAATCCTGCTCGTCTAATTTATACGTCCCCAGTTACCGTTTAGCAATTCTTGGTATTTTGGTAGGATTAGCCTGCGATAGCAAATATCACGGTTTTGTTTTGGGAGTGGGGCTAATTGGTTTTTGTTTAACGAGTCCACGTTATCGCTGTGTAGTGCGATCGCCTTGGGCATGGTTAGGGTTAAGCTTGTTTATCATCACCATCTCCCCAATTGTATTTTGGAATATCCAGCATGATTGGGTGTCTTTTCGTTTTCAGTCAGAGCGAGCAGTGCCTAAAAGCGGCTACAATCTGCTGAGTGTAGTATCTGTCTTTTTTCTTGGCATAGCCTATTTATTTCCCACCATCGGATTTCCGCTTTGGTGGGTGAGTTTGCGACAAGCAGTGTCTCGAACAAATGAACTTTTTTATCAGAAAAGAAAAGATTTAGACGCTTCGGTGCTATTGATTTTATGGGTGTCCCTACCGATAATTTTCGGCTTTACTTTCATCGGAGGATATCGGCAAATTTTGCCGGCTTGGACGATGCCAGGATTTTGGGGGACAACTTTATTATTAGGACAACAAGCAGTCATTTGGCAGGAGAAATCCAAACGTTCTGTGCGTCGATGGCTTTTAGGTTCGGGAATTGCGGTTAGCAGCATGTTACTTATTGTTCTGCTGCAAATAACAACAGGAATAATGCAAAAGCCTAGTCAATACGCTTTAATGGGAGGATTCTTGCCTCCCAAAAACGACCCCTCTACAGAACTAATTGATATTGAGCAACTGCGACGCGGTTTTGCTGAATCTCCTGTTCTCAGTGCAGCGCTACACAACTCTAGCTTTATATTCACCAATCGCTACTATCTAGGTGGACCGATCGCGATGTCCCTTAAACCTCTAGCTGACACACCGATTACTTGCTTTGATATTGGTAAGGATCTGCGTGGATTTGCTTTTTGGTCAAAACCTGGGCAATGGTTAGGAAAAGACGCGCTGTACATCACTACTGCCCCCTTTAATCTCAGAAAAGATTTAATGGCTAACTATCGAAGTTACTTTAGCAGCTTCAATGAGATTGAAACGATACCGATTCGACGAGGTGGGGTGGTTATCAACGTCGTTTATGTCTATCAAGCTAAGACACTTTTAAAGCCCTATCCCCGCTCTTACGGGATTTGAAAAGTTGTGTTGCAAAAACCTAATTTCATATTTTTTAGGAATGAGCGCAAAAATAGCGGATAGGTCTATTGACTTTCTGACAAACCAAACAAACTTTGATAGGTTTTGTAATCTTCAAAACCTCTTACGTACAAATCTACAGCATCAGTATGTAAGTCGAATTCGTTTTCTAGTGTGTTTGTCACATCAGTAATTTGTTTTACAACCCAGGTTACTGTTTCTCCGTGTTCGTTTGGGTAGGACGTATTTACGGTATTGTTTGCGTGGTTAACAGCTTTTTGTCTAGCTTCCTCCGGGGAAGATGCTTTAATTAAAGTAAAGCATTCCTGATAATAAAGGTTGGTATCAAGATTTCCTACTGAACTTTTAGAAATAAAAACTGCGATATAAGCACGGCTACCATTTGACATCTAATAACCTCCTCAGTTACTTCCTAAATCTACCGTCATTTAATAGTTTATAAGCTGTTTTTGCATCTCTATCTATGGCTCGTGCTGTGTCAATGAATTCCAAAGTTGTGGTCAAAAATTGACCAGGAAACCTTTGCCTAATAGACCCTTTGCAACACTTGCTAATGAACTCATTAGCAGTCAAATCCAAATTGTCGTAGTAAAAACAATTGTTTGCTCCGGCTTGTGCTTGTAGTTCTCCGGTGGTAGAAGCTGCGTTATTTATGTTACTCGATTTTTGGTAATCAGTATACGTATTAGCGACTCCATAAGCGCTGCTAGCCACAATAGGTAAAAGTATCATACCCGCAGAAACAAGGCTAGCTAAGGGCTTTGTCAAAAAATTTCGCATCAATAAATTACGAGCCGTACTATGTTATTCACACCTCGTAATCAATGATAAAATGCTGGCACAATAAAATCAATTTAAACTCATTGTCTACGATACGGAGCAGGAGGGAATAGTTCAATGGATAAGTTAGAGCAGTATCAAAATTATATTGAAGATTTATTGAAAGAGTATAGTCAATTTAAGCCGTCTTATGGAGATGTGGAAGTACAGTTAGTTTTTGATAGGGAACACAAGCACTATCAATTAATGACATTTGGGTGGAATGGAAACAAGCGTATCCACGGGATGATGCTGCATCTCAATATTAAAAATGGAA
Above is a genomic segment from Tolypothrix sp. NIES-4075 containing:
- a CDS encoding TROVE domain-containing protein, with protein sequence MNYKFFTKNKTSTPQNKPIPGREAEMIQGRSGGFMFDAGIWKMLRRCLLVGTAQSTYYAGKQELTEDFVAVLKQAVAENPRRVAEEILYASDGRAINNSAPILALVLLSMGEAPEAKKAFMEIFPQVVRTGSHFYEWLSYTKSLRGFGKVVREAGKNWLSREDVKGLAYQLLKYQQRQGFTNRDALRLFHVKPPTEDHRQLFEWVVKGWEELPGEIPSQAIAQIWWYEWLKRNPTQTHEAITQGRLTHEMAAPVGKMDKAAWQLLFSEMPIGAMLRNLGSLTELGVLQTHESANLLRVEAVLNNKEHLRKGRIHPIDVLKALKTYQSGGKLGRSQKTWNPVSRIVDILEKAVELSFDVVQPTNKVFMHAVDVSGSMGGMVADMGLTCCEIATTMALVTAKAEKNYMIRGFATDFRDLGITAKDSFGSAVRKASNQNFGGTDASVAYDWMIKNKFKADVVCFWTDSESWAGYKHPSQALAKYRQKVNPDVKAVYVTLTPYQITLVDPKDPLSWDLGGFDPGIPRIIQMLATGEL
- a CDS encoding alpha/beta hydrolase, encoding MQFQLLVRNRRKIAFAHKLLCSLSLAFGLGVGMPSTLAAQRVIIRLGPFEQSVAIADLEKYAKTGKLPEKLEILSSVLSPEVQKLLTRRLQVDPAVADKFIADLVRTPEGKQLIASLGVAIPGSTVESLQGTLNIALRQFNGLSALGFLRAYPQSDVTVDATSAIGLAVEFSANRLQSQALGVLLERELAVNNNIPFRATFDPAARGKETVQLQTLTFTDRQRNRIIPVDIYSSRVEAQAPLVVISHGFGANRKFSEYLARHLASHGVTVAAIEHPGSNLTSVNSASASGNLASLMPASEFLDRPKDVTFLLNELAKLNTQPGQLQGKLNTEKVTVIGHSLGGYTALALVGGELDLKDLRQYCQNSLTFGESPGDWLQCTAAPLGDKKIQLKDERVKSAIALNPLVGKLFGKNGLSKITNPVLILSGTEDSLTPALNHQIQPFTQLRGTKYLLTAIGGTHLSISDPAYVGSAATSIVKERRGVETEPLRQLIRGVSLAFTLQLTPEARIYQPFLTSAYAQSFSTPQLPLRLVSELPANIKPWLEFVVK
- a CDS encoding SPFH domain-containing protein yields the protein MEPIVAIVLVLIGYALGSAKLINEGNEALVERLGRYHRKLKPGLNFIVPLVDSIVMEDTTREQILDIKPQKVITKDNVYLEVDGVVNWKIMSMEKSFYKIDDIQISLANLVMVELRANIADRTLSETISSRNQMNQSLLQVLNQVSSEWGVEILRVDIQSITPPESVQKSMAEQQAAQIRKQAAITAAEGEREASIKRAEATKESIRILSDAITSKPETKEILKYLVAQEHVEASHRLGASTNAKIVFLNQGLSEGAFDQMVGDTVASEGNGNTSENGSV
- the folP gene encoding dihydropteroate synthase, which encodes MPSNLIIRGRCFDWGQRTYLMGVLNVTPDSFSDGGDFNSVAAALIQVKALVAAGADIIDIGGQSTRPGAVQISVAEELERVLSVLQVLRKEMDVPISVDTTRAVVAKASIEAGADIVNDISGGTFDLEMLPTVAQLNVPIILMHIRGNPETMNQLTDYQDLMGEIYAFLERQIAAATAAGIESEKIIIDPGIGFAKNYEQNLEIFYRLRSLTKLNCPILVGPSRKSFIGRILNQPDAKARVWGTAAACSAAIFNGADILRVHDVKEMRDVSLVADALVRHSPHRD
- the tpiA gene encoding triose-phosphate isomerase yields the protein MRKIVIAGNWKMFKTQAESQEFLQGFLPTLQETPQEREVVLCVPFTDLSALSMNLHGSLVQLGAQNVHWEESGAYTGEISAPMLTEIGVRYVIVGHSERRQYFGETDTTVNLRLKAAQKYGLTPILCVGETKEQRDAGETEFLISTQLEKDLVDVDQTNLVIAYEPIWAIGTGDTCETKEANRVIGLIRSQLTNPNVPIQYGGSVKPNNIDEIMAQPEIDGALVGGASLEAAGFARIVNYK
- a CDS encoding phytanoyl-CoA dioxygenase family protein produces the protein MTEFERYLFDLQGFLVIENVLNTEEIAALQSLLDRQIALQDKQAKFLRFDSLLSWGKPLRNLLDHPRITPYLSNLLGEKFRLDHDYVHIIRQGIGPIGSHLHGGATPYDPCQYYQFKDGRMYNGLTAVAYELNDVHPGNGGMGCVPGSHKSNLPFPQEWLDLKIPNPCVQAVTVKAGSAIIFTEALTHGTLPWKGKNERRTLFYKYSPHPSAWAKYLYNCDDYPDLSASQRQILSPPGVYP
- a CDS encoding ArnT family glycosyltransferase, which codes for MQIAQKWLAEKTNQLVLFLLVGGLLFRSFLAFSVYPTFDEAYYYLYSLHLDWSYFDHPFLVALTTGFGPWLTGGVVSQFTIRMGAIICYTGSLLLLYLTSKRLFSAHAANLTLAIATICPIFQVTFGILSLPDSPLMFFWSASLYCAANEFFRQPGNQESCSSNLYVPSYRLAILGILVGLACDSKYHGFVLGVGLIGFCLTSPRYRCVVRSPWAWLGLSLFIITISPIVFWNIQHDWVSFRFQSERAVPKSGYNLLSVVSVFFLGIAYLFPTIGFPLWWVSLRQAVSRTNELFYQKRKDLDASVLLILWVSLPIIFGFTFIGGYRQILPAWTMPGFWGTTLLLGQQAVIWQEKSKRSVRRWLLGSGIAVSSMLLIVLLQITTGIMQKPSQYALMGGFLPPKNDPSTELIDIEQLRRGFAESPVLSAALHNSSFIFTNRYYLGGPIAMSLKPLADTPITCFDIGKDLRGFAFWSKPGQWLGKDALYITTAPFNLRKDLMANYRSYFSSFNEIETIPIRRGGVVINVVYVYQAKTLLKPYPRSYGI
- a CDS encoding DUF4288 domain-containing protein is translated as MSNGSRAYIAVFISKSSVGNLDTNLYYQECFTLIKASSPEEARQKAVNHANNTVNTSYPNEHGETVTWVVKQITDVTNTLENEFDLHTDAVDLYVRGFEDYKTYQSLFGLSESQ
- a CDS encoding XisI protein, with product MDKLEQYQNYIEDLLKEYSQFKPSYGDVEVQLVFDREHKHYQLMTFGWNGNKRIHGMMLHLNIKNGKIWIQHDGTERGIAGDLLELGVPKEDIVLAFQAPARRKYTDFAVS